A genomic window from Streptomyces sp. NBC_01429 includes:
- a CDS encoding fluoride efflux transporter FluC yields MGRSRPVGRSRSVGRPRPAHPRHRPLRERVREQWRPVAVVALGGAIGASARYGSSLIWPTAPGAFPWTTLIVNAVGCAVIGVFMVVITDLWRAHPLVRPFFGTGVLGGFTTFSTYAVDIQRLVADGRARTGPAYLGLTLIAAFGAVWSAVWLTRRVLTWRQT; encoded by the coding sequence ATGGGACGCTCCCGGCCAGTAGGACGCTCCCGATCCGTGGGACGCCCGCGACCGGCACACCCCCGACACCGGCCGCTGCGCGAACGGGTGCGTGAGCAGTGGCGTCCGGTCGCCGTCGTGGCGCTGGGCGGCGCGATCGGCGCCTCGGCGCGCTACGGCTCGTCCCTCATATGGCCCACCGCCCCGGGCGCCTTTCCCTGGACGACGCTGATCGTCAACGCGGTCGGCTGCGCGGTGATCGGCGTGTTCATGGTGGTGATCACCGACCTGTGGCGGGCGCACCCGCTGGTACGGCCGTTCTTCGGCACCGGCGTCCTGGGCGGGTTCACCACTTTCTCCACCTACGCCGTGGACATCCAGCGGCTGGTGGCCGACGGCCGGGCGCGCACCGGGCCGGCCTATCTGGGACTGACCCTGATCGCGGCGTTCGGCGCGGTGTGGAGTGCGGTGTGGCTGACACGCCGCGTACTGACGTGGAGGCAGACATGA
- a CDS encoding DUF190 domain-containing protein: protein MTRLTGTALRVTIFVGEADLWHHRPLYTEIVHRAHGAGLAGASVFQGIEGFGASSLIHTQRLLSLSEDLPVAVVIVDTEEKVRAFLPQLDELVTEGLVILDDCEVIRYAGRGEAG from the coding sequence ATGACCAGGCTGACAGGTACCGCGCTGCGCGTGACGATCTTCGTCGGGGAGGCCGATCTGTGGCATCACCGGCCCCTCTACACCGAGATCGTGCACCGCGCGCACGGGGCGGGCCTCGCGGGCGCCAGTGTGTTCCAGGGGATCGAGGGGTTCGGGGCGTCCTCGCTGATCCACACCCAGCGACTGCTGTCGCTGAGCGAGGACCTGCCGGTGGCGGTGGTGATCGTGGACACCGAGGAGAAGGTACGGGCGTTCCTGCCGCAACTGGACGAGCTGGTCACCGAGGGGCTGGTGATCCTGGACGACTGCGAGGTCATCCGCTACGCGGGTCGGGGGGAGGCCGGATGA
- the eno gene encoding phosphopyruvate hydratase — MLRIARLHAVEILDSRARPTLAVTLETDSGLRVRAGVPSGASTGSREAVELRDGDEERYGGQGVRRAVARVNGEIAQALTGQRFASLEEVDATLIDLDGTPDKSRLGANAIIGVSLAAARTEAAQYDRELWQHIAALAGAPPLLPVPHFNVVNGGVHASNNLDFQEFMIAPLGAAGLPDAVRAGAEIYARLKARLAAGGYTVGLGDEGGFAPALDRPEDVLRELVAAIADAGYTPGRDGVAIALDPAASELRTEDGRYRVAGEELTSDQLIDRYEEIVDRFPVWSIEDGLGEDDWDGWERLTARLGDRVQLMGDDLFVTHPAVIAEAIGRNVGNSALIKVNQIGTVTETMAAIGVCRGAGYTQMVSHRSGETTDSFIADLAVGAGCGQLKSGAPARGERVAKYNRLLEIADARPDLPFGLTAPADEAPGR, encoded by the coding sequence GTGCTCCGTATCGCGCGCCTCCACGCCGTCGAGATCCTCGACTCCCGGGCCAGGCCCACCCTCGCCGTCACCCTGGAGACCGACAGCGGACTGCGCGTACGGGCCGGGGTCCCCTCCGGGGCGTCCACCGGCTCCCGGGAGGCCGTCGAACTGCGCGACGGGGACGAGGAGCGCTACGGCGGTCAGGGCGTACGGCGGGCGGTCGCCCGGGTCAACGGCGAGATCGCGCAGGCACTGACCGGGCAGCGCTTCGCCTCGCTCGAAGAGGTGGACGCCACGCTGATCGACCTCGACGGCACCCCGGACAAGTCCCGGCTGGGCGCGAACGCGATCATCGGTGTCTCGCTCGCCGCGGCCCGTACGGAAGCGGCGCAGTACGACCGCGAGCTGTGGCAGCACATCGCCGCCCTCGCGGGCGCGCCGCCGCTGCTGCCGGTGCCGCACTTCAACGTCGTCAACGGCGGTGTGCACGCCTCCAACAACCTGGACTTCCAGGAGTTCATGATCGCTCCGCTCGGCGCCGCCGGTCTCCCGGACGCCGTGCGCGCCGGGGCCGAGATCTACGCCCGGCTGAAGGCCCGGCTCGCCGCCGGGGGGTACACCGTCGGGCTGGGCGACGAGGGCGGTTTCGCGCCCGCGCTCGACCGGCCGGAGGATGTGCTGCGGGAGCTGGTCGCCGCCATCGCGGACGCCGGATACACCCCCGGCCGCGACGGCGTGGCCATCGCGCTGGACCCGGCGGCGAGTGAACTGCGTACGGAGGACGGCCGTTACCGCGTCGCGGGCGAGGAGCTGACCTCCGACCAGCTCATCGACCGGTACGAGGAGATCGTCGACCGTTTTCCCGTCTGGTCCATCGAGGACGGTCTCGGCGAGGACGACTGGGACGGCTGGGAACGGCTGACCGCGCGGCTGGGCGACCGGGTGCAGCTGATGGGTGACGACCTGTTCGTCACCCATCCGGCGGTCATCGCCGAGGCGATCGGCCGGAACGTCGGGAACTCCGCGCTGATCAAGGTCAACCAGATCGGCACCGTCACGGAGACCATGGCCGCCATCGGGGTCTGCCGGGGGGCCGGTTACACGCAGATGGTCTCCCACCGCTCCGGCGAGACCACGGACAGCTTCATCGCCGACCTGGCCGTCGGCGCGGGCTGCGGACAGCTCAAGTCGGGCGCCCCGGCGCGCGGGGAGCGCGTCGCCAAGTACAACCGGCTGCTGGAGATCGCCGACGCCCGGCCCGATCTGCCCTTCGGCCTCACCGCGCCCGCCGACGAGGCCCCGGGCCGCTGA
- a CDS encoding nitroreductase/quinone reductase family protein: MPMSFNQTVIEEFRANEGKVGGPFEGGDLLLLTTTGARSGARHTVPLGYVRDGERLLLVASAGGARHHPAWYHNLLAHPVVTVEIGTERYEAVAVPAEGARRDRLMERVVRVAPGYGDYQAGTSRLLPVVVLERPRYEEPGVPAAVPREITTLADKLLETHTWLRAQLRYVRSEADAHLAARAAHQGPGEPPAPGLGMRIRQHCLAFCDALTFHHTGEDAHIFPALAHHHPRLRDTLDRLGEEHRTIARIKDELTALLADIGTADPDRFRTELDRITGELEAHLDYEEESLLPVLAEVPFPPTAPDVSAAPPSP; encoded by the coding sequence ATGCCCATGTCCTTCAACCAGACCGTCATCGAGGAGTTCCGCGCCAACGAGGGAAAGGTCGGCGGCCCCTTCGAGGGCGGTGACCTCCTCCTGCTGACCACCACCGGCGCCCGGTCGGGCGCCCGGCACACCGTGCCGCTCGGCTACGTCCGCGACGGCGAGCGGCTGCTGCTCGTCGCGTCGGCGGGAGGCGCGCGCCATCACCCCGCCTGGTACCACAACCTGCTGGCCCATCCCGTGGTCACGGTGGAGATCGGCACCGAGCGCTACGAGGCCGTCGCCGTCCCCGCCGAGGGCGCGCGGCGCGACCGGCTGATGGAGCGGGTCGTCCGCGTCGCGCCCGGATACGGCGACTACCAGGCCGGAACGTCCAGACTGCTGCCCGTCGTGGTGCTGGAACGCCCGCGGTACGAGGAGCCCGGAGTCCCCGCTGCGGTTCCTCGGGAGATCACCACGCTCGCGGACAAACTGCTGGAGACGCACACCTGGCTGCGCGCGCAGCTGCGGTACGTACGCTCCGAGGCCGATGCCCATCTCGCGGCGCGGGCCGCCCACCAGGGACCCGGGGAACCGCCCGCGCCGGGGCTGGGCATGCGGATCCGGCAGCACTGCCTCGCCTTCTGCGACGCCCTGACGTTCCATCACACCGGCGAGGACGCGCACATCTTCCCCGCCCTCGCGCACCACCACCCCCGGCTGCGCGACACGCTCGACCGGCTCGGGGAGGAACACCGTACGATCGCGCGGATCAAGGACGAACTGACCGCCCTGCTGGCCGACATAGGCACCGCTGACCCGGACCGATTCCGTACCGAACTGGACCGGATCACCGGCGAGTTGGAGGCGCATCTCGACTACGAGGAGGAGTCACTGCTCCCCGTACTGGCGGAGGTCCCGTTCCCGCCGACGGCACCTGACGTATCCGCGGCGCCGCCGTCGCCGTGA
- a CDS encoding GNAT family N-acetyltransferase → MTAILTAAIDTERLTLLPLRVEHAEEMAAVLGDPALHRYIGGAPATAQELRKRYARMVAGSPLPVISWCNWVISVEEEAGRGRCLAGYVQATVTPSRDGAGLVAEIAWVVGGAWQGRGIAKEAARGLVRWLEERGVGTLIAHIHPDHLASVAVAASVGLTPTDQWQNGEVRWRRRVVS, encoded by the coding sequence GTGACGGCGATCCTGACAGCGGCCATCGATACCGAGCGGCTGACGCTGCTGCCCCTGCGGGTCGAGCACGCGGAGGAGATGGCCGCCGTGCTGGGCGATCCGGCGCTGCACCGCTACATCGGCGGGGCGCCCGCGACGGCGCAGGAGCTGCGCAAGCGGTACGCCCGGATGGTCGCGGGCTCGCCCCTGCCGGTCATCTCCTGGTGCAACTGGGTGATCAGCGTCGAAGAGGAGGCGGGACGGGGCCGGTGTCTGGCCGGGTACGTCCAGGCGACCGTGACCCCGAGCCGTGACGGTGCCGGTCTCGTCGCGGAGATCGCCTGGGTGGTGGGCGGCGCGTGGCAGGGACGCGGCATCGCGAAGGAGGCCGCGCGGGGGCTGGTGCGGTGGCTGGAGGAGCGCGGCGTGGGAACTCTGATCGCTCATATCCATCCGGACCACCTGGCCTCGGTCGCCGTCGCCGCGTCGGTCGGGCTCACGCCCACCGATCAGTGGCAGAACGGCGAAGTGCGCTGGCGGCGGCGCGTCGTGTCCTGA
- a CDS encoding inorganic diphosphatase: MASDPTAFDVTVEIPQGSRNKYEMDHAAGRIRLDRTLFTATRYPADYGYIDGTLGRDGDPLDALVLVGERTFPGCVIRCRALGMFMMRDEKGPDEKVLCVPSDDPRHAMLQEITDVSDFDLLEITHFFQVYKDLEPGKSVEGSHWEGREQAYAEIEASRARAVAHPGAVAHPGAVAHPGAVYSSGTPVRPGAGG; this comes from the coding sequence ATGGCATCCGATCCGACCGCGTTCGACGTCACCGTGGAGATCCCGCAGGGGTCGCGCAACAAGTACGAGATGGATCACGCCGCCGGGCGCATCCGGCTCGACCGGACCCTGTTCACCGCCACCCGTTATCCGGCCGACTACGGCTACATCGACGGCACCCTGGGCCGGGACGGTGATCCGCTGGACGCGCTGGTGCTGGTGGGCGAGCGGACGTTTCCCGGCTGTGTGATCCGCTGCCGGGCCCTCGGCATGTTCATGATGCGCGACGAGAAGGGGCCGGACGAGAAGGTCCTGTGCGTACCGTCCGACGATCCCCGGCACGCCATGCTCCAGGAGATCACCGATGTCTCCGACTTCGATCTGCTGGAGATCACCCACTTCTTCCAGGTCTACAAGGACCTGGAGCCCGGCAAATCGGTCGAGGGCTCCCACTGGGAGGGGCGCGAACAGGCGTACGCGGAGATCGAGGCGTCCCGGGCGCGCGCGGTGGCGCACCCCGGCGCCGTAGCGCACCCCGGGGCGGTTGCGCACCCCGGCGCGGTGTACTCCAGCGGCACGCCGGTCCGCCCCGGCGCGGGCGGCTGA
- the crcB gene encoding fluoride efflux transporter CrcB: protein MNWLLVIIGATVGAPLRYLTDRSVQRRHDSVFPWGTLVVNVAGCLVLGLVTGAVTAGAASSRTQLLLGVGLCGALTTYSTFSYETLRLAEDGAGFYALANVAASVAAGLGAVYAGVAMAGAVWP from the coding sequence ATGAACTGGCTCCTGGTGATCATCGGCGCGACGGTCGGCGCCCCGCTGCGCTACCTCACCGACCGGTCCGTCCAGCGCAGACACGACTCGGTCTTCCCGTGGGGGACGCTCGTGGTCAATGTGGCGGGCTGTCTGGTCCTCGGCCTGGTCACCGGCGCGGTCACGGCGGGGGCCGCGTCGTCCCGTACGCAGTTGCTGCTCGGGGTGGGGCTCTGCGGGGCGCTGACGACGTACTCGACGTTCAGCTACGAGACGCTGCGGCTGGCCGAGGACGGCGCCGGGTTCTACGCCCTGGCCAATGTGGCGGCGAGCGTGGCGGCGGGTCTCGGCGCGGTGTACGCGGGGGTGGCGATGGCGGGGGCGGTGTGGCCGTAA
- a CDS encoding bile acid:sodium symporter family protein encodes MRSENECEREDEHESPAGRDAADRAARRAVTVFPVLVLVAGALGLVLPGAFAEWKTSVPYLLGVVMFCMGLTMTPKDFQGVARRPWAVGLGLVAHYVIMPGLGWLIANGLGLPPQLAAGVILVGCAPSGTSSNVVTYLARGDVALSVSVATVSTVLAPLVTPPLTLLLAGEFLPVDAGAMVTDILKTVLLPVLAGLALRLLAGRYVDRALGALPWLSAVTIAVIVAVVVAGSAAAIKSAALLVFVAVVLHNGLGLALGYGAGKLARLGPPASRAMAFEVGMQNSGLAASLATAHFSPLAALPAAVFSVWHNVSGALVAAWMAYRARRADEVGRPSAGLPRQSPHGDGGAADTSGAVGGNGTSASTGSSDSSS; translated from the coding sequence GTGCGATCAGAAAACGAATGCGAACGCGAAGACGAACACGAGTCCCCCGCCGGGCGTGACGCCGCCGATCGGGCGGCCCGGCGGGCTGTGACCGTGTTTCCGGTGCTGGTGCTGGTCGCGGGGGCGCTCGGGCTGGTGTTGCCCGGGGCGTTCGCGGAGTGGAAGACGTCCGTGCCGTACCTGTTGGGCGTCGTCATGTTCTGCATGGGGCTGACGATGACGCCGAAGGACTTCCAGGGGGTCGCCAGGCGGCCCTGGGCGGTGGGGCTCGGGCTGGTGGCGCACTACGTGATCATGCCGGGGCTGGGCTGGCTGATCGCGAACGGGCTCGGGCTGCCGCCGCAGTTGGCGGCGGGGGTGATCCTGGTCGGGTGTGCGCCGAGTGGTACCTCGTCCAATGTGGTCACCTATCTGGCGCGGGGCGATGTGGCGCTGTCCGTGTCGGTGGCCACGGTGTCGACGGTGCTCGCGCCTCTCGTGACACCGCCGTTGACACTGCTGCTGGCGGGTGAGTTCCTGCCGGTCGACGCGGGGGCCATGGTCACCGACATCCTGAAGACCGTGCTGCTCCCGGTCCTCGCGGGGCTGGCGCTGCGGCTGCTGGCGGGGCGGTACGTGGACCGGGCGCTGGGGGCGCTGCCGTGGCTTTCGGCGGTGACGATCGCCGTGATCGTCGCCGTGGTGGTGGCGGGGAGTGCGGCGGCGATCAAGTCGGCGGCTCTGCTGGTGTTCGTCGCGGTGGTGCTGCACAACGGTCTCGGGCTGGCACTCGGCTACGGCGCCGGGAAGCTGGCCCGGCTCGGGCCGCCCGCGAGCCGCGCCATGGCGTTCGAGGTCGGCATGCAGAACTCGGGGCTCGCCGCCTCGCTGGCCACCGCGCACTTCAGCCCGCTGGCCGCGCTGCCCGCCGCGGTGTTCTCGGTGTGGCACAACGTGTCGGGCGCCCTGGTGGCCGCCTGGATGGCGTACCGGGCGCGGAGGGCCGACGAGGTCGGCCGGCCCTCCGCCGGGCTTCCCCGGCAGTCACCTCACGGCGACGGCGGCGCCGCGGATACGTCAGGTGCCGTCGGCGGGAACGGGACCTCCGCCAGTACGGGGAGCAGTGACTCCTCCTCGTAG